The following nucleotide sequence is from Lacinutrix sp. Hel_I_90.
GTTCCAGTAATGGCAACCATATCGGTTATATCCTTGCTCAATGTTTTGAAATGTTCGCGCTGGTGGTCCATTTCGCTTTTGCCTATGTGTTCTGCGTGTTCCTTTGCATCTGCAATAATGTCTTTCAATTCTTTCTGTTCTTCGGAAGTATAGCTGCTCATATTAAAACCGTTCAAAGTGCTTTCCAATTTCGTTCCGGCTTTTGCGGCATCTTCTTTATTGGTTGCCACCAATGCATTTTTAAGTGCCATATAATCTGTCAATACTTGTTTTGCATCAGAAGTCTGTGCATTAGAATCCATCATACCATCGGACGCACTCATTTTATCGTGGTCCATTGCCGAATCATCGTGATGTGCGTCTTCATTCATTTCCGAATGCATTGCATCTTGCGAATCTTCTTTTTTACTGTCCTTACAGGACATTGCTGTTAGGCTTACAAAAGCCATTAGCATAATTACTGTTGTTACTCGTACTTTTTTCATTTTGATTTACATTTAAGATTAATATTTGTGTTTAACTTATTTTTAAAATCTCACAGAAAGCCCACCACCTGCACCAAAACGGTTGTCGTAGCTTGCCATCAATGAGAAGTTTCTTGATAAAAAAT
It contains:
- a CDS encoding DUF3347 domain-containing protein — protein: MKKVRVTTVIMLMAFVSLTAMSCKDSKKEDSQDAMHSEMNEDAHHDDSAMDHDKMSASDGMMDSNAQTSDAKQVLTDYMALKNALVATNKEDAAKAGTKLESTLNGFNMSSYTSEEQKELKDIIADAKEHAEHIGKSEMDHQREHFKTLSKDITDMVAITGTENTLYQQFCPMYDKGSAWLSMEKEIRNPYYGSKMMACGKVQKEIN